One stretch of Saccharomonospora xinjiangensis XJ-54 DNA includes these proteins:
- a CDS encoding quinone-dependent dihydroorotate dehydrogenase: protein MLFDRIVRPTLYRLNRLDAETVHERTVRVLARMSAAGPLTTALRRYYRIDDPCTVFGIRFPNRLGLAAGMDKDGRALNAWSALGFGFVEVGTVTRHAQPGNPKPRLFTLEASDAVLNRMGFNNAGAAALARRLATTGTPDVPIGISIGKSKVTPVENAISDYRESLVTLYPHADYVAVNVSSPNTPGLRSLQDRGALTELLAELSRTSRDLAAASGRGPVPLLVKVAPDLTFDAIAELLDVCLEHEVAGVIATNTTLSRDGLAPEDARFVSEQGGLSGRPLAARSVEVVRFVHDQAGDTLPIIGVGGIGGPDDALRMLDAGASLLQLYSAFALHGPGVVRRINSRLARRRVVPR from the coding sequence GTGCTTTTCGACAGGATCGTCCGCCCCACCCTGTATCGCCTCAACCGGCTGGACGCCGAAACCGTGCACGAGCGCACGGTGCGCGTGCTGGCCAGGATGAGCGCGGCCGGTCCACTCACCACCGCGCTGCGCCGGTACTACCGGATCGACGACCCGTGCACCGTGTTCGGCATCCGTTTTCCGAACCGGTTGGGACTGGCCGCGGGCATGGACAAGGACGGTCGCGCGCTGAACGCCTGGTCCGCGCTCGGATTCGGGTTCGTCGAGGTGGGCACCGTCACGCGCCACGCACAGCCGGGAAACCCCAAACCGAGGCTGTTCACACTCGAAGCCAGTGACGCCGTGCTCAACCGCATGGGTTTCAACAACGCCGGTGCGGCCGCGCTCGCCCGGCGGCTCGCCACCACGGGAACCCCCGACGTGCCGATCGGCATCAGCATCGGCAAGTCCAAGGTCACCCCTGTCGAGAACGCGATCTCCGACTACCGGGAATCGCTGGTGACCCTCTACCCGCACGCCGACTACGTCGCGGTCAACGTCAGCTCCCCGAACACGCCAGGGTTGCGCTCGCTCCAGGACCGCGGTGCGCTCACCGAACTACTGGCCGAACTGTCCCGTACCTCGCGCGACCTCGCGGCGGCGAGCGGGCGCGGCCCGGTTCCGCTGCTGGTCAAGGTGGCCCCCGACCTCACCTTCGACGCGATCGCCGAACTCCTCGACGTCTGCCTCGAACACGAGGTCGCCGGCGTGATCGCCACCAACACCACCCTGTCCAGGGACGGCCTCGCGCCTGAGGACGCACGGTTCGTCTCCGAACAGGGCGGCCTTTCCGGGCGGCCGCTCGCCGCGCGTTCGGTGGAGGTCGTGCGTTTCGTGCACGATCAGGCAGGCGACACGCTGCCGATCATCGGCGTCGGGGGGATCGGCGGGCCCGACGACGCGCTCCGGATGCTCGACGCGGGCGCGAGCCTGCTCCAGCTCTACAGCGCCTTCGCCCTGCACGGCCCCGGCGTGGTGCGGCGGATCAACTCCCGGCTCGCGCGGCGACGGGTCGTACCGCGCTGA
- a CDS encoding DNA-formamidopyrimidine glycosylase family protein, producing MPEGDTVLHTGERLRAALVGRTLTRTDFRHPALATLDLTGLDVVAVRTVGKHLFLRFSDGTSLHSHLKMDGSWRVFTPGQRWSSPGHHARVILGNRSAEVVGFRVHDLAVVPTEQESRFVGHLGPDLLDPEWGPGHAATAVERLRQRPDAEIGEALLDQRVMAGIGNVYKTEICFLLGVSPWTPVAEVDAERTVKIARRLLSANAHRSRRTTTGMDVRGRRSWVYERTRHGCLRCGGRVRIADQGVGTRARPTWFCPRCQPGPAPA from the coding sequence GTGCCCGAGGGTGACACCGTCCTTCACACCGGCGAGCGGCTTCGTGCCGCGCTGGTCGGCCGCACCCTCACCCGCACCGACTTCCGGCACCCCGCACTCGCCACGCTCGATCTCACCGGACTCGACGTGGTGGCCGTCCGCACCGTCGGCAAACATCTGTTCCTGCGGTTCTCCGACGGTACGAGCCTGCACAGCCATCTGAAGATGGACGGCTCGTGGCGGGTCTTCACACCGGGACAGCGGTGGTCCTCACCCGGCCATCACGCACGCGTGATCCTCGGCAACCGAAGCGCCGAGGTGGTCGGCTTCCGCGTGCACGACCTCGCCGTCGTGCCCACGGAGCAGGAGTCACGGTTCGTCGGCCACCTCGGTCCCGACCTCCTCGACCCGGAGTGGGGGCCCGGTCACGCGGCCACCGCGGTCGAAAGACTGCGTCAGCGGCCGGACGCCGAGATCGGTGAGGCGCTGCTGGACCAGCGGGTGATGGCGGGCATCGGCAACGTCTACAAGACCGAGATCTGCTTCCTGCTCGGCGTCTCACCGTGGACGCCGGTTGCCGAGGTGGACGCCGAACGCACCGTGAAAATCGCCAGGCGGCTGCTGTCGGCCAACGCCCACCGCTCGCGGCGCACCACCACCGGCATGGACGTCCGGGGCCGCCGCAGCTGGGTGTACGAACGGACCCGCCACGGGTGTCTGCGGTGCGGCGGGAGAGTTCGCATCGCCGATCAGGGAGTGGGAACGAGAGCGCGGCCGACGTGGTTCTGCCCCCGTTGCCAGCCGGGTCCCGCACCGGCGTGA
- a CDS encoding ParA family protein: MHTVAVLSLKGGVGKTTVALGVASAALRRGTRTLVADLDPQGNATATLDPPLTDATLADVLEAPRLGVLTKAIAASGWSDLVDVLVGSEELELLNEPGPHAHRMDNLALALDELHRYPRGEPYELVVLDCPPSLGRLTRSALIAADSALLVTEPTMYAVAGAQRALEAIDSIRAEHNPRLRPAGVVVNRLRSRSYEHEYRVQELRESFGRLVMPTAIPDRLVVQQAQGACSPIHEWNSPAAQEIALTFNMVLAKILRSNRAGRHRLGDDESGTAPPSPPSPAPPPPAPPRGGPPRRLPPGRPYAGRETG; this comes from the coding sequence GCAGCGCTCCGCAGAGGAACCCGGACGCTGGTGGCGGACCTCGACCCGCAGGGCAACGCCACCGCGACACTCGATCCGCCACTCACCGATGCCACGCTCGCGGACGTGCTGGAGGCTCCCCGGCTCGGAGTGCTGACGAAAGCGATCGCGGCGAGTGGCTGGAGCGATCTCGTCGATGTGCTCGTCGGTTCGGAGGAGCTGGAACTGCTCAACGAACCTGGCCCGCACGCCCACCGCATGGACAACCTCGCCCTCGCGCTCGACGAGCTGCACCGGTACCCGCGGGGTGAGCCCTACGAACTCGTCGTCCTCGACTGCCCACCGTCTCTCGGCAGGCTCACGCGGTCGGCGCTGATCGCTGCCGACAGCGCTCTGCTCGTCACCGAACCCACCATGTACGCGGTGGCCGGCGCGCAGCGAGCACTGGAGGCCATCGACAGCATCCGCGCCGAGCACAACCCGAGGCTGCGACCCGCCGGTGTCGTGGTCAACCGGCTCCGCAGCCGGTCATACGAGCATGAGTACCGCGTCCAGGAACTGCGGGAGTCGTTCGGCAGGCTCGTGATGCCGACCGCGATCCCCGACCGGCTCGTGGTCCAGCAGGCTCAGGGCGCCTGCTCGCCCATCCACGAGTGGAACTCGCCCGCCGCACAGGAAATCGCACTGACGTTCAACATGGTGCTGGCCAAGATCCTGCGTTCCAATCGCGCGGGGCGGCACAGGCTCGGCGACGACGAATCCGGTACCGCACCGCCATCTCCTCCGTCACCTGCACCGCCACCGCCTGCACCGCCTCGCGGTGGCCCTCCCCGCCGCCTGCCCCCTGGCCGTCCGTACGCAGGGCGCGAGACGGGCTGA